In Bactrocera oleae isolate idBacOlea1 chromosome 5, idBacOlea1, whole genome shotgun sequence, a genomic segment contains:
- the LOC118682390 gene encoding putative nuclease HARBI1, with the protein MFGVGKSTVCKILLEFCTEIWRLLQPSCFKMLPLNRESITELVTGFEVLGFPQCLGAIDGCHIEVHPSSEDAVDYYNYKGWYSTVLLALVDAKYRFIYINVGSPGRCNDSQIYEKSSLKREIQNCPLLSEMSREISGVNVPVFIIGDSAFRFSKQLMKPYPFSVNQNHREKVFNYALSKTRRVVENAFGHLKARFRRIGKGIDNSVRNANLIIKACCVLHNFLNENNDTLNARWLRALEELETRRQNPSHVSYASDDPTNGETIRAALCTYFGK; encoded by the exons ATGTTCGGAGTGGGTAAATCTAcggtttgcaaaattttgctGGAATTTTGCACCGAAATCTGGAGATTACTGCAACCATCCTGCTTCAAAATGCTGCCATTAAATAGAGAAAGCATAACAGAATTGGTGACGGGTTTCGAGGTACTTGGATTCCCACAATGCTTAGGAGCAATTG ACGGATGCCACATTGAGGTTCACCCATCATCTGAAGATGCTGTGGATTATTATAATTACAAAGGATGGTATTCCACCGTTTTATTGGCATTAGTTGATGCTAA ataccgttttatttacataaacgTTGGGAGTCCCGGGCGATGTAATGACTCTCAAATTTATGAGAAGTCGTCACTTAAGCGAGAAATACAGAATTGTCCTTTACTAAGTGAAATGTCTCGTGAAATTTCAGGCGTAAATGTGCCAGTTTTTATAATTGGGGATTCGGCTTTTCGATTTAGCAAACAACTAATGAAACCGTATCCATTTAGCGTAAATCAAAATCATCGTGAGAAGGTATTCAACTACGCCCTTTCGAAAACACGTAGAGTTGTCGAAAATGCTTTTGGACACCTCAAGGCCCGCTTTCGACGAATTGGAAAAGGAATTGACAATTCTGTACGTAATgccaatttaataataaaagccTGTTGCGTccttcacaattttttaaatgaaaacaacGATACTTTAAACGCTAGATGGTTACGTGCTTTGGAAGAGTTGGAGACTAGACGACAAAATCCGAGTCATGTTTCATATGCGTCTGACGACCCAACTAACGGGGAAACTATACGGGCagcactttgtacatattttggcaagtaa